Proteins encoded in a region of the Corvus hawaiiensis isolate bCorHaw1 chromosome 18, bCorHaw1.pri.cur, whole genome shotgun sequence genome:
- the RNF10 gene encoding RING finger protein 10 isoform X1: MLQSPPGATPVAPAMDKSSPCGSGAPGSSAGSKGQQPRSASAGPAGGESKPKGDGKNASGSKRYNRKRETSYSKNENFSSQSRRSNSQKSKAFNKMPPQRGGSSGSGKPFSSSNGGRRDEVAEVQRAEFSPAQFSGPKKINLNHLLNFTFEPRGQAGHFDGNGHGNWGKRNKWGHKPFNKELFLQANCQFVVSEEQDYTVHFADPDTLVNWDFVEQVRICSHEVPSCPICLYPPTAAKITRCGHIFCWACILHYLSLSEKTWSKCPICYGSVHKKDLKSVVAMETRQYAIGDTITMQLMRREKGVLVALPKSQWTNVVQPVYIRDDQHSQYSKLLLASREQVLQLVILEEKAALLKQYEEEKHTPEACFIEAAIQELKERETALSAVRDKNNGIAGISAAVEELVLESSKAVEPAVSQEKKCDVEYLSAFDEELVEPCSDLARSFSPPVEVEEAVLDEEEVPEVDTVREPVMNTTEEPNPAETSCQESKDTISSGPLGSSPFYYFYQAEDGQCMYLHPVNVRCLVREYGSLEKSPEKITAAVVEITGYSMTEDIRQRHRYLCHLPLTCEFSICELALKPPVISKETLELFSDDLEKRKRLRQKKARDEQRRERRIEIEENKKQGKYPEVHIALENLQQFPAFTSCPRETTSIDHQSFCQSPLGRSLVFQTDSIPTLLSPAASQVSPLLCGSLEEESPFPSFAQMLRVGKAKPETWPKPAPKTRDENTLALPVPVDSDGESDSSDRIPVPSFQNSFSQAIEAALLKLDKPSTADHLSGKRQGEKTGKLLKAKKLSIFPSSSGRSESSNFGDQKLAREQFLKLSGCGF; encoded by the exons ATGCTGCAGAGCCCGCCCGGCGCGACCCCCGTAGCCCCCGCCATGGACAAGAGCAGCCCCTGCGGCTCCGGTGCGCCCGGATCCTCGGCCGGCAGCAAAGGGCAGCAGCCACGGTCCGCCTCGGCCGGGCCCGCCGGGGGGGAGTCTAAACCCAAAGGCG atggAAAGAATGCAAGTGGATCCAAACGTTATAATCGTAAAAGAGAAACTTCATATTCAAAAAATGAGAACTTTTCCAGTCAGTCCCGTCGCTCCAattcacagaaaagcaaagcttttaacAAGATGCCCCCTCAAAGGGGAGGCAGCAGTGGAAGTGGCAAACCTTTTAGCTCTTCTAATGGTGGAAGACGAGATGAG GTAGCAGAGGTTCAACGGGCAGAGTTCAGCCCTGCCCAGTTCTCTGGTCCCAAGAAGATTAATCTGAACCACTTACTGAACTTCACTTTTGAACCCCGTGGCCAAGCAGGACATTTTGATGGGAATGGACATGGCAACTGGGGGAAAAGGAACAAGTGGGGACATAAACCATTCAACAAGGAGCTCTTCCTGCAGGCCAA CTGCCAGTTTGTTGTCTCTGAAGAACAGGACTACACAGTCCACTTTGCTGATCCAGATACCTTGGTCAACTGGGACTTTGTGGAGCAAGTG CGAATCTGTAGCCATGAAGTGCCCTCTTGCCCCATATGTCTGTACCCACCAACCGCAGCCAAGATCACCCGCTGTGGGCACATCTTCTGCTGGGCATGTATTCTTCACTATCTCTCCTTGAGTGAAAAGACCTGGAGTAAGTGTCCTATTTGTTATGGCTCTGTTCACAAGAAGGATCTCAAGAG TGTTGTTGCTATGGAAACACGTCAATATGCAATTGGTGATACCATTACGATGCAACTtatgagaagagagaaaggtgttCTAGTAGCACTGCCCAAATCCCAGTGGACGAATGTGGTTCAGCCTGTTTACATCAGAG ATGACCAGCACAGTCAGTATTCAAAGCTGCTTCTGGCATCCAGGGAGCAGGTCTTGCAGCTGGTGATTCTGGAGGAGAAAGCGGCATTGCTGAAACAgtatgaggaagaaaagcacaCCCCAGAAGCCTGTTTCATTGAGGCAGCTATCCAGGAGTTGAAG GAGCGAGAAACAGCACTCTCTGCTGTCCGGGATAAAAATAATGGCATTGCTGGAATCAGTGCAGCTGTGGAAGAATTGGTCCTAGAAAGCTCCAAAGCTGTGGAGCCTGCTGTTTCCCAAGAGAAAAAG TGTGATGTGGAATATCTCTCTGCATTCGATGAGGAGCTTGTGGAGCCTTGTTCTGACCTCGCACGTTCCTTTTCACCTCCTGTGGAAGTAGAAGAGGCAGTGCTGGATGAGGAGGAAGTACCTGAGGTGGACACTGTACGAGAACCTGTTATGAACACTACAGAAGAACCAAATCCAGCTGAAACAAGTTGCCAAGAATCTAAAGATACAATTAGCAGTGGACCTCTTGGCAGCTCTcctttttactatttttatcAAG CGGAGGATGGACAGTGCATGTACCTTCACCCTGTGAACGTTCGATGCCTTGTGCGTGAATATGGCAGCTTGGAGAAGAGTCCAGAGAAGATAACTGCAGCTGTAGTGGAGATAACTGGCTACTCCATGACAGAG GATATAAGACAGCGTCATCGCTACCTCTGTCACTTGCCCCTCACCTGTGAGTTCAGCATTTGTGAACTGGCTCTGAAGCCACCTGTCATCTCTAAGGAGACTTTAGAGTTGTTTTCAG ATGACCTTGAAAAGAGGAAACGTCTACGGCAGAAGAAAGCTCGCGATGAACAACGGCGCGAACGCAGGATTGAGatagaagaaaacaagaaacaggGCAAAT aTCCAGAGGTCCATATTGCTCTAGAGAATCTGCAGCAGTTCCCTGCTTTTACCTCTTGCCCCAGAGAAACTACCAGCATTGATCATCAGAGCTTCTGTCAGTCTCCTCTTGGCAGAAGCCTTGTGTTTCAGACAG ACTCTATTCCAACTCTGCTGTcacctgctgccagccaggtcAGCCCATTGCTCTGTGGAAGCTTGGAAGAAGagtctcccttcccttcctttgccCAG ATGTTGAGAGTTGGAAaggcaaaaccagaaacatgGCCTAAACCTGCTCCAAAGACAAGAG ATGAGAACACTCTGGCACTCCCTGTGCCTGTAGACAGTGATGGAGAAAGTGACAGCTCTGACCGGATACCTGTGCCCAGCTTCCAGAATTCCTTCAGCCAAGCTATTGAGGCAGCCCTCCTGAAACTGGACAAACCGTCCACAGCTGATCATTTATCAGGTAAAAGGCAGggggaaaagacaggaaaacttctgaaagcaaaaaaattgagtattttcccttcttcctctgggaGAAGTGAAAGCAGCAATTTTGGGGACCAAAAATTGGCCAGAGAACAGTTCTTAAAATTGTCAGGTTGTGGTTTCTGA
- the RNF10 gene encoding RING finger protein 10 isoform X2, producing MLQSPPGATPVAPAMDKSSPCGSGAPGSSAGSKGQQPRSASAGPAGGESKPKGDGKNASGSKRYNRKRETSYSKNENFSSQSRRSNSQKSKAFNKMPPQRGGSSGSGKPFSSSNGGRRDEVAEVQRAEFSPAQFSGPKKINLNHLLNFTFEPRGQAGHFDGNGHGNWGKRNKWGHKPFNKELFLQANCQFVVSEEQDYTVHFADPDTLVNWDFVEQVRICSHEVPSCPICLYPPTAAKITRCGHIFCWACILHYLSLSEKTWSKCPICYGSVHKKDLKSVVAMETRQYAIGDTITMQLMRREKGVLVALPKSQWTNVVQPVYIRDDQHSQYSKLLLASREQVLQLVILEEKAALLKQYEEEKHTPEACFIEAAIQELKERETALSAVRDKNNGIAGISAAVEELVLESSKAVEPAVSQEKKCDVEYLSAFDEELVEPCSDLARSFSPPVEVEEAVLDEEEVPEVDTVREPVMNTTEEPNPAETSCQESKDTISSGPLGSSPFYYFYQAEDGQCMYLHPVNVRCLVREYGSLEKSPEKITAAVVEITGYSMTEDIRQRHRYLCHLPLTCEFSICELALKPPVISKETLELFSDDLEKRKRLRQKKARDEQRRERRIEIEENKKQGKYPEVHIALENLQQFPAFTSCPRETTSIDHQSFCQSPLGRSLVFQTDSIPTLLSPAASQVSPLLCGSLEEESPFPSFAQMLRVGKAKPETWPKPAPKTRDENTLALPVPVDSDGESDSSDRIPVPSFQNSFSQAIEAALLKLDKPSTADHLSEEKGGKKRKKQKQKLLFSTSVVHTK from the exons ATGCTGCAGAGCCCGCCCGGCGCGACCCCCGTAGCCCCCGCCATGGACAAGAGCAGCCCCTGCGGCTCCGGTGCGCCCGGATCCTCGGCCGGCAGCAAAGGGCAGCAGCCACGGTCCGCCTCGGCCGGGCCCGCCGGGGGGGAGTCTAAACCCAAAGGCG atggAAAGAATGCAAGTGGATCCAAACGTTATAATCGTAAAAGAGAAACTTCATATTCAAAAAATGAGAACTTTTCCAGTCAGTCCCGTCGCTCCAattcacagaaaagcaaagcttttaacAAGATGCCCCCTCAAAGGGGAGGCAGCAGTGGAAGTGGCAAACCTTTTAGCTCTTCTAATGGTGGAAGACGAGATGAG GTAGCAGAGGTTCAACGGGCAGAGTTCAGCCCTGCCCAGTTCTCTGGTCCCAAGAAGATTAATCTGAACCACTTACTGAACTTCACTTTTGAACCCCGTGGCCAAGCAGGACATTTTGATGGGAATGGACATGGCAACTGGGGGAAAAGGAACAAGTGGGGACATAAACCATTCAACAAGGAGCTCTTCCTGCAGGCCAA CTGCCAGTTTGTTGTCTCTGAAGAACAGGACTACACAGTCCACTTTGCTGATCCAGATACCTTGGTCAACTGGGACTTTGTGGAGCAAGTG CGAATCTGTAGCCATGAAGTGCCCTCTTGCCCCATATGTCTGTACCCACCAACCGCAGCCAAGATCACCCGCTGTGGGCACATCTTCTGCTGGGCATGTATTCTTCACTATCTCTCCTTGAGTGAAAAGACCTGGAGTAAGTGTCCTATTTGTTATGGCTCTGTTCACAAGAAGGATCTCAAGAG TGTTGTTGCTATGGAAACACGTCAATATGCAATTGGTGATACCATTACGATGCAACTtatgagaagagagaaaggtgttCTAGTAGCACTGCCCAAATCCCAGTGGACGAATGTGGTTCAGCCTGTTTACATCAGAG ATGACCAGCACAGTCAGTATTCAAAGCTGCTTCTGGCATCCAGGGAGCAGGTCTTGCAGCTGGTGATTCTGGAGGAGAAAGCGGCATTGCTGAAACAgtatgaggaagaaaagcacaCCCCAGAAGCCTGTTTCATTGAGGCAGCTATCCAGGAGTTGAAG GAGCGAGAAACAGCACTCTCTGCTGTCCGGGATAAAAATAATGGCATTGCTGGAATCAGTGCAGCTGTGGAAGAATTGGTCCTAGAAAGCTCCAAAGCTGTGGAGCCTGCTGTTTCCCAAGAGAAAAAG TGTGATGTGGAATATCTCTCTGCATTCGATGAGGAGCTTGTGGAGCCTTGTTCTGACCTCGCACGTTCCTTTTCACCTCCTGTGGAAGTAGAAGAGGCAGTGCTGGATGAGGAGGAAGTACCTGAGGTGGACACTGTACGAGAACCTGTTATGAACACTACAGAAGAACCAAATCCAGCTGAAACAAGTTGCCAAGAATCTAAAGATACAATTAGCAGTGGACCTCTTGGCAGCTCTcctttttactatttttatcAAG CGGAGGATGGACAGTGCATGTACCTTCACCCTGTGAACGTTCGATGCCTTGTGCGTGAATATGGCAGCTTGGAGAAGAGTCCAGAGAAGATAACTGCAGCTGTAGTGGAGATAACTGGCTACTCCATGACAGAG GATATAAGACAGCGTCATCGCTACCTCTGTCACTTGCCCCTCACCTGTGAGTTCAGCATTTGTGAACTGGCTCTGAAGCCACCTGTCATCTCTAAGGAGACTTTAGAGTTGTTTTCAG ATGACCTTGAAAAGAGGAAACGTCTACGGCAGAAGAAAGCTCGCGATGAACAACGGCGCGAACGCAGGATTGAGatagaagaaaacaagaaacaggGCAAAT aTCCAGAGGTCCATATTGCTCTAGAGAATCTGCAGCAGTTCCCTGCTTTTACCTCTTGCCCCAGAGAAACTACCAGCATTGATCATCAGAGCTTCTGTCAGTCTCCTCTTGGCAGAAGCCTTGTGTTTCAGACAG ACTCTATTCCAACTCTGCTGTcacctgctgccagccaggtcAGCCCATTGCTCTGTGGAAGCTTGGAAGAAGagtctcccttcccttcctttgccCAG ATGTTGAGAGTTGGAAaggcaaaaccagaaacatgGCCTAAACCTGCTCCAAAGACAAGAG ATGAGAACACTCTGGCACTCCCTGTGCCTGTAGACAGTGATGGAGAAAGTGACAGCTCTGACCGGATACCTGTGCCCAGCTTCCAGAATTCCTTCAGCCAAGCTATTGAGGCAGCCCTCCTGAAACTGGACAAACCGTCCACAGCTGATCATTTATCAG aggaaaagggaggcaagaaaagaaagaaacagaagcagaagcTATTGTTCAGCACCTCTGTTGTTCACACAAAGTGA
- the POP5 gene encoding ribonuclease P/MRP protein subunit POP5, producing MVRFKNRYVLCEVVSEDPRCRQCIEDRTLGLAVRDAIARVHGDYGLACCSISFTVKYLNAYTGTVLLRCRKDSYGLLCSALPFVRYLESRAQRYPCFLNTLHVGGTIRTCQKFLIQYNRTQLLRLLQNCTTEEERQCIQKSLLSCFLTEEQSQSGDEDDGTETD from the exons atggtTCGGTTCAAGAACAG GTACGTGCTGTGCGAGGTGGTCTCGGAGGACCCGCGGTGCCGGCAGTGCATCGAGGACCGCACGCTGGGCCTCGCCGTCAGAGACGCCATCGCGCGGGTGCACGGGGACTACGGCTTGGCGTGCTGCTCCATCTCCTTCACCG TGAAGTACCTGAACGCCTACACGGGGACGGTGCTGCTGCGGTGCCGCAAGGACTCGTACGGGCTGCTGTGCTCCGCGCTGCCCTTCGTTCGATACCTGGAGAGCCGCGCCCAGCGCTACCCCTGCTTCCTCAACACCCTGCACGTCGGAG GTACCATAAGAACATGTCAGAAATTTCTGATTCAGTATAACAGAACACAGCTGCTGAGGTTGTTGCAAAACTGTACAACTGAAG AGGAAAGACAATGTATACAGAAGTCCTTGTTGAGCTGTTTCCTTACAGAAGAGCAGTCTCAAAGTGGAGATGAGGATGATGGCACAGAGACAGACTGA